One part of the Sphingopyxis sp. PAMC25046 genome encodes these proteins:
- a CDS encoding sugar kinase yields the protein MIAPPRSIACFGEIVMRVSVPPGELPLQSARFGAHVGGAEANVAVALAALGRATAMISAVPEGPIGDGVMGELRRHGVDTTSVRRPAGRMGLYYHLPGGPMRPAQVVYDRAGSAFAAAQPDDWDWDRLLEGIGWLHVSGVTPALGPDSAAATLEAVTRARAAGIGVSFDGNWRGRLWERWQPDPAAILKPIVAQASLLFGNHRDAGLLLGREFSGEGEDRRREAAIALFDHFPSLEHIASTAREILGPEVHRITARVDTRDDRGASDSTLITPVIDRVGTGDAFAAGVLDGLWSGKNLADAATHGLALAALKHGLHGDFAPFARSVLDRASSAAQDIAR from the coding sequence ATGATCGCTCCTCCCCGCAGCATCGCCTGTTTCGGCGAAATCGTCATGCGCGTCTCGGTTCCGCCGGGCGAACTGCCGCTGCAATCGGCGCGGTTCGGCGCGCATGTCGGCGGCGCCGAGGCGAATGTCGCCGTCGCGCTCGCCGCGCTCGGCCGCGCTACCGCGATGATCAGCGCGGTCCCCGAAGGTCCGATCGGCGACGGCGTCATGGGCGAACTGCGCCGCCATGGCGTCGATACCACGTCGGTGCGCCGTCCCGCGGGCCGCATGGGCCTCTATTATCATCTCCCGGGCGGCCCGATGCGCCCCGCCCAGGTCGTCTACGACCGCGCCGGCTCGGCCTTCGCGGCGGCGCAGCCCGACGATTGGGATTGGGACCGCTTGCTCGAGGGCATCGGCTGGCTGCACGTCTCGGGCGTTACCCCCGCGCTCGGGCCGGACAGCGCTGCCGCGACGCTCGAAGCCGTCACCCGCGCCCGCGCGGCCGGAATCGGCGTGTCATTCGACGGCAATTGGCGCGGGCGTTTGTGGGAACGCTGGCAGCCCGATCCGGCGGCGATCCTGAAACCGATTGTTGCGCAGGCATCCTTGCTTTTCGGCAATCATCGCGACGCGGGGCTGCTGCTGGGCCGCGAATTTTCGGGCGAGGGCGAAGACCGGCGGCGCGAGGCGGCGATCGCATTGTTCGACCATTTTCCTTCGCTCGAACATATCGCCTCGACCGCGCGCGAAATCCTCGGCCCCGAGGTCCATCGAATTACCGCGCGCGTCGATACGCGGGACGACCGTGGCGCGAGCGACTCCACCCTCATCACGCCGGTGATCGACCGGGTCGGGACCGGCGACGCGTTCGCAGCGGGCGTTCTCGACGGCCTGTGGAGCGGTAAGAACCTCGCCGATGCGGCGACGCACGGCCTTGCGCTCGCGGCGCTCAAACATGGGCTGCACGGCGATTTCGCGCCATTCGCGCGGTCGGTGCTGGACCGCGCGTCCAGTGCCGCACAGGATATTGCACGCTAG
- the ptsP gene encoding phosphoenolpyruvate--protein phosphotransferase translates to MVENRSKSMGLIITSPLRGWATTLDDVPDPVFAQRMMGDGVAIQPLGDTVVAPFDGEVVTLHEAGHAISLRSAEGAEVLIHIGLDTVTLKGEGFEPLVAIGDMVSRGDPLIRFDLDAVALSATSLITPVIVTNAEAFAIGRRTTDAAIGACEALMTLVPVQGEARRRSDDGTLVEHAVTLSLPHGIHARPAARIGEAARGFEADVHLAKGDKRGDARSTVALLALGTVFGDEVVVQARGDDAEAALAAVVALLATDMGEGAPAVVAPLSAAATDPLRAGQIGGVIASPGLAMGPAARLRQTEIAVAREGAGAAEERAALLAAQGAVRASIAARADGASGSVASVMQAHLALIGDPELLAAAEARIATGNSAGFAWRGAIHDQIDAIRATGNAHLIERIDDLIDIERQMLAALTGTALNGAAVPAGAIVVAGDLLPSELVALAAARPAGLCLARGGPTSHVAILCAGMGLPALVAMGDALDSIEDGAALLLDAELGHATVAPSPADAEAFTARLAKRDARREAARAAAKDACHSADGTRIEIFANVGSVDEARAAAAQGAEGSGLVRSEFLFLDRETAPSEDEQHAAYQGIADALAERPVIVRLLDIGGDKPAAYIPFDAEENPALGQRGIRVALARPDLLETQLRAILRTSPAGQCKIMIPMIASVDELRQVRAVVERLRGEMGVTTPVEVGVMVETPAAAMTADLLAAEADFLSIGTNDLTQYVLAMDRGNPAVAAGVDAMHPAVLRMIGETCRLAAVHGRWVGVCGGLASDPAALPILIGLGVTELSAVPGFVAEAKQIVRGLSLPEAQAHAALALQCKSAAEVRALARAFEETR, encoded by the coding sequence ATGGTCGAAAACCGCTCTAAATCGATGGGCCTGATCATCACCTCTCCGCTCAGAGGGTGGGCGACGACGCTGGACGATGTTCCCGATCCGGTCTTTGCCCAGCGGATGATGGGCGACGGGGTCGCGATCCAGCCGCTCGGCGATACCGTCGTCGCGCCGTTCGACGGCGAAGTAGTGACGCTGCACGAAGCGGGACACGCCATATCGCTGCGCAGCGCCGAGGGCGCCGAGGTCCTGATCCATATCGGGCTGGATACGGTGACGTTGAAGGGCGAAGGCTTCGAGCCGCTGGTCGCGATCGGCGATATGGTGTCGCGCGGCGATCCGCTGATCCGGTTCGACCTCGACGCCGTCGCGCTTTCGGCGACGAGCCTGATCACGCCCGTCATCGTGACCAATGCCGAAGCATTCGCAATCGGCCGCCGCACGACCGATGCTGCGATCGGCGCATGCGAGGCGCTGATGACGCTGGTTCCGGTGCAGGGCGAAGCGCGGCGGCGTTCGGACGACGGCACGCTGGTCGAGCATGCGGTGACGCTGTCGCTGCCGCACGGCATCCACGCACGGCCCGCGGCGCGGATCGGCGAGGCGGCGCGCGGCTTCGAGGCGGACGTGCATCTGGCGAAGGGCGACAAGCGCGGTGATGCGCGGAGCACGGTCGCGCTGCTCGCGCTCGGCACGGTGTTCGGCGACGAGGTCGTGGTGCAGGCGCGCGGCGACGATGCCGAGGCGGCGCTCGCGGCGGTCGTCGCGTTGCTCGCGACCGATATGGGCGAAGGGGCGCCGGCGGTCGTCGCGCCCCTGTCCGCAGCCGCGACCGATCCGCTGCGCGCAGGGCAGATCGGCGGCGTGATCGCTTCGCCCGGCCTTGCCATGGGACCCGCTGCACGGCTGCGGCAGACGGAGATCGCCGTTGCGCGCGAGGGCGCCGGGGCCGCCGAGGAACGCGCGGCACTCCTCGCGGCGCAAGGCGCGGTTCGGGCGAGCATCGCCGCGCGCGCCGACGGCGCGAGCGGCAGCGTTGCGTCGGTGATGCAGGCGCATCTGGCGCTGATCGGCGATCCCGAACTGCTCGCCGCCGCCGAAGCGCGGATCGCCACCGGAAACAGCGCCGGTTTCGCGTGGCGCGGCGCGATCCACGACCAGATCGACGCGATCCGCGCGACGGGCAATGCCCATCTGATCGAGCGCATCGACGATCTGATCGACATCGAGCGGCAGATGCTCGCGGCGCTGACCGGCACCGCGCTCAATGGCGCTGCGGTCCCGGCGGGCGCGATCGTCGTGGCGGGAGATCTGCTGCCGTCGGAGCTGGTGGCGCTGGCGGCGGCGAGACCCGCAGGGCTGTGCCTCGCGCGCGGAGGGCCTACGTCGCACGTCGCAATCCTGTGCGCGGGGATGGGCCTGCCCGCGCTCGTCGCGATGGGCGACGCGCTGGACAGCATCGAGGATGGCGCAGCGCTGCTGCTCGACGCCGAGCTGGGCCATGCCACGGTGGCGCCCTCCCCCGCCGACGCCGAAGCCTTTACGGCGCGGCTCGCGAAGCGCGACGCGCGGCGCGAAGCGGCGCGAGCGGCGGCGAAAGACGCGTGCCACAGTGCCGACGGCACGCGCATCGAAATCTTCGCCAATGTCGGCAGCGTTGACGAAGCGCGAGCCGCCGCCGCGCAAGGGGCCGAAGGATCGGGCCTCGTGCGCAGCGAATTCCTGTTCCTCGACCGCGAGACCGCGCCGTCGGAGGATGAGCAGCACGCTGCCTATCAGGGGATCGCCGACGCGCTCGCGGAGCGGCCGGTGATCGTCCGTCTGCTCGACATCGGCGGCGACAAGCCCGCGGCCTATATCCCCTTCGACGCGGAGGAAAATCCGGCGCTCGGCCAACGCGGCATCCGTGTGGCGCTGGCGCGGCCCGACCTCCTCGAAACGCAGCTTCGCGCGATCCTGCGCACGAGCCCGGCCGGGCAATGCAAGATCATGATCCCGATGATCGCGAGCGTCGACGAGCTCAGGCAGGTGCGCGCGGTGGTCGAAAGGCTGCGCGGCGAGATGGGCGTCACGACACCGGTGGAGGTCGGCGTGATGGTCGAAACCCCCGCCGCGGCGATGACCGCCGACCTGCTCGCCGCCGAGGCCGATTTCCTGTCGATCGGGACAAACGACCTCACCCAATATGTGCTGGCGATGGATCGCGGCAATCCGGCGGTCGCTGCGGGGGTCGACGCGATGCATCCCGCCGTGCTGCGGATGATCGGCGAGACGTGCCGCCTTGCCGCCGTCCATGGCCGCTGGGTCGGCGTGTGCGGTGGGTTGGCGTCGGATCCGGCGGCGCTGCCGATCCTGATCGGGCTGGGCGTCACCGAATTGTCGGCGGTGCCGGGGTTCGTCGCCGAAGCGAAACAGATCGTACGCGGGCTCTCACTGCCCGAGGCGCAAGCGCATGCGGCGCTGGCGCTGCAATGCAAATCGGCGGCGGAGGTTCGCGCGCTCGCCCGCGCGTTCGAGGAGACACGGTGA
- a CDS encoding multidrug efflux SMR transporter — protein MAWIYLTIAGIFEVVWAFSMKQSEGFTRPGATAVTIAAMIVSFALLALSMKSLPLGTAYTIWTGIGAVGAFLVGIFILGEQANAMRIVAALLIVSGLILMKLSSTA, from the coding sequence ATGGCCTGGATATATTTGACGATCGCCGGAATTTTCGAAGTCGTGTGGGCTTTCTCGATGAAGCAGTCCGAAGGCTTCACGCGCCCGGGCGCGACCGCCGTCACCATCGCCGCGATGATCGTGAGTTTCGCGCTGCTCGCGCTGTCGATGAAATCGCTGCCGCTCGGCACCGCCTATACGATCTGGACCGGGATCGGCGCCGTCGGCGCCTTCCTCGTCGGCATCTTCATCCTCGGCGAACAGGCGAACGCGATGCGGATCGTCGCCGCGCTGCTGATCGTCAGCGGCCTCATCCTGATGAAGCTGTCGTCGACTGCGTGA
- the nagE gene encoding N-acetylglucosamine-specific PTS transporter subunit IIBC, which yields MRKILETLQPLGRALMLPIAVLPIAGLLLRIGQPDLLDIAFVSAAGAAIFENLGILFAIGVAVGFARDGNGAAALAGVVCYLVTTTGAQTFMTAPADLGAGWPEAAAALAGKNWALTQIDKLEVPIGILSGLIGGNFYNRFAAIALPEYLAFFGGRRFVPIASGVAGLLLAAVIGYGYAHISGAIDAASRTVVESGGAGLFVYGVLNRLLIVTGLHHIINNAAWFVVGDFAGATGDLRRFFAGDPTAGAFMSGFFPVMMFGLPAACLAMYHEARPERRKAVGGMLLSLALTSFLTGVTEPIEFTFMFVAPLLYAIHALLMGVSMALMDALDIRLGFGFSAGLFDYVLNFSLATRPWMLLPVGAVYALLYYGLFRFFIRRFDLTTPGRERGEVAETSTVSTGGVRGEAFIAALGGAANLVSVDACTTRLRLIVADQSAVDDAALTALGARGIIRPSENAAQVVLGPVADLVAEEIRGALASGGTAIAAPAPAASGNGADATLPDDLAGALGGTANVRSVRALHGRYRVELADAAQVDEGALARLTRGLVRPAPDVCHILI from the coding sequence ATGCGGAAGATACTCGAAACGCTCCAGCCGCTCGGCCGCGCGCTGATGTTGCCGATCGCGGTGTTGCCGATCGCGGGGCTGCTGCTGCGCATCGGCCAGCCCGACCTGCTCGACATCGCCTTCGTCTCGGCGGCGGGCGCGGCGATCTTCGAGAATCTGGGCATCCTCTTCGCGATCGGCGTCGCGGTCGGCTTTGCGCGCGACGGCAATGGCGCGGCGGCGCTCGCGGGGGTCGTCTGCTATCTGGTCACGACGACCGGCGCGCAGACCTTCATGACCGCGCCGGCTGACCTCGGCGCCGGATGGCCCGAGGCGGCGGCGGCGCTGGCAGGCAAGAACTGGGCGCTGACGCAGATCGACAAGCTCGAGGTGCCCATCGGCATCCTGTCGGGATTGATCGGCGGCAATTTCTATAACCGTTTCGCGGCGATCGCCCTGCCCGAATATCTCGCCTTCTTCGGCGGGCGGCGCTTCGTACCGATCGCGAGCGGCGTTGCAGGGCTGCTGCTCGCGGCGGTGATCGGTTACGGCTATGCGCATATCAGCGGCGCGATCGACGCCGCGAGCCGTACCGTCGTCGAAAGCGGCGGCGCGGGCCTGTTCGTCTATGGCGTGCTCAACCGGCTGCTGATCGTCACCGGATTGCACCATATCATCAACAATGCCGCCTGGTTCGTCGTCGGCGATTTCGCGGGCGCGACCGGTGATCTCCGCCGCTTCTTCGCGGGCGATCCAACCGCGGGCGCGTTCATGTCGGGCTTTTTCCCGGTGATGATGTTCGGTCTGCCCGCCGCGTGCCTCGCCATGTATCACGAGGCGCGGCCCGAGCGGCGCAAAGCGGTCGGCGGGATGCTGCTTTCGCTGGCGCTCACCAGCTTTTTGACCGGGGTGACCGAACCGATCGAGTTCACCTTCATGTTCGTCGCGCCCTTACTCTATGCGATCCACGCGCTGCTGATGGGCGTGTCAATGGCGCTGATGGACGCGCTCGACATCCGGCTCGGCTTCGGCTTTTCGGCGGGGCTCTTCGACTATGTGCTCAATTTCAGCCTCGCGACGCGGCCGTGGATGCTGCTGCCGGTCGGGGCAGTTTACGCGCTGCTCTATTACGGCCTGTTCCGCTTCTTCATCCGCCGATTCGACCTGACGACGCCGGGACGCGAGCGGGGCGAGGTCGCCGAGACATCGACCGTTTCGACCGGCGGCGTGCGCGGCGAAGCCTTTATCGCAGCGCTCGGCGGTGCGGCGAATCTCGTCAGCGTCGACGCGTGTACGACGCGCCTGCGCCTGATCGTCGCCGATCAGTCGGCGGTGGACGACGCGGCGCTGACCGCGCTCGGCGCGCGCGGCATCATCCGGCCGTCGGAAAACGCGGCGCAGGTCGTTCTGGGCCCGGTCGCCGATCTGGTCGCCGAGGAAATCCGCGGCGCGCTAGCCAGCGGCGGGACTGCTATCGCGGCCCCTGCCCCCGCAGCGAGCGGGAACGGAGCGGATGCGACCCTGCCCGACGATTTGGCCGGTGCGCTTGGCGGCACCGCGAATGTGCGTTCGGTCCGCGCGCTCCACGGCCGCTACCGGGTCGAACTCGCCGATGCGGCGCAGGTCGACGAAGGCGCGCTGGCGCGGCTGACGCGCGGGCTCGTCCGGCCCGCGCCCGATGTCTGTCACATCCTGATCTGA